In Chloroflexia bacterium SDU3-3, the genomic stretch ATTGTGGTTGGCCAGATCATGAACGTCACGGTCTCGGCTGATCACCGCGTGGCCGACGGCGCGACGGCGGCCCAGTTCCTCCAGGAGCTGCGCAAGCTGCTTGAGACGCCGATGACGCTGCTGGTCTAGCACCGAGCGTTTCGTAGCTTAAGAAGGCGGCGGGAGCACATCCCGCCGCCTTTTTCTGTGGCATAGATACTGCACTAGCGTGCGGCAGAGCTGCTATCTACCCTGAGAGGTCGATATGTTTTTTCTGCCCGTCCGCGACGATAACCCCACGCGCACCACGCCGGTGGTCAACCGCGCGCTGATCGCGCTGTGCTTTCTGGCTTTTGGCCTGCAGATCTGGCTTGGCACGCCGTTTGTGGTCGAGTGGAGCTTCATCCCCGTCCGCCTGACGGCGTTTCTGGTGGGCAGCGCCGACCCGCTGGCCCCGCTCACGCTGTTCACCGCCATGTTCCTGCACGGCGGCTGGGGTCATATCCTGGGCAACCTGCTGTTCCTGTGGCTGTTTGGCGATAATATCGAGGATGCCTACGGGCACCTGGGCTATCTGGCGTTCTACCTAGCCTGTGGCGCGCTCTCGTTTGTGGCGCAGTATGTGACCGCGCCCACCTCGCCGGTGATCAACCTGGGCGCATCGGGTGCGATCAGCGCGGTGATGGGCGCGTACATCCTCATGTACCCGCGCGCCACAGTGCAGATCTTCTTCTTTCCGCTCTCGCTGCTGTCCGGCAGCTTTGGGGTGCCCGCATGGCTGATGCTGGGCCTGTGGTTTGTCACCCAGCTGAGCCCGGCCATCCAGTCGCTGGGCCAGATGAGCGGCGGCGGGGTGGCCTACTGGGCGCATATCTGCGGCTTCGTGGCGGGCCTGCTGATCACGCTGGCGCTGCGCCCGCGCCGCCATGTCGCTCCCGCGTTCCACACCCCGCTGCGGCAGCGCTCCTACCGATTCTGAGTAGCTGTGTGACATAAAAAAGCGGGCGTGATCTGGATTGCCCAGATCACGCCCGCTTTCTTGTGCTAGGCGTTGTCGATAGCGCGGCCCAGCT encodes the following:
- a CDS encoding rhomboid family intramembrane serine protease; the protein is MFFLPVRDDNPTRTTPVVNRALIALCFLAFGLQIWLGTPFVVEWSFIPVRLTAFLVGSADPLAPLTLFTAMFLHGGWGHILGNLLFLWLFGDNIEDAYGHLGYLAFYLACGALSFVAQYVTAPTSPVINLGASGAISAVMGAYILMYPRATVQIFFFPLSLLSGSFGVPAWLMLGLWFVTQLSPAIQSLGQMSGGGVAYWAHICGFVAGLLITLALRPRRHVAPAFHTPLRQRSYRF